A genomic stretch from Pomacea canaliculata isolate SZHN2017 linkage group LG2, ASM307304v1, whole genome shotgun sequence includes:
- the LOC112557859 gene encoding uncharacterized protein LOC112557859 isoform X2 gives MDLDVQALSARLRQRSLSEGATPPPADTTDSDDDSEDHNADKKRRSLSFSSQSPSPALTCPHSTPRPLLPSRRRPTVPRQRPWRGLQGEVKPMFRKKMEEVKKDDDEEEEEEDFWAELPTILLEDIFTLLTPKQRHQASMVCRPWYEIFYSPRVWETFVLLERTLTKRRFNLYKGYQRELCPRKAQVCLMRVGCFFKRIVVTPISDYYNLYEFLRVLAAFLAFYNDFPMPLLHTFRFTFACENRGMTGVVIHGTGGKILDELKTLLGNMKHLRHLALNELLLDACEVPGLLQAAAKNCCDTLHSLELLNCTKVPVAMPDVTQFQKLHKLTLSPQHLDEEIVVLLAGTQVEQLHIVQDAYTCPCAPVSSDAWRLFREIAPSKRVFLEIQGLTKEPLLLQPHAPVRGIIFRTPYHRLTAELTTWVLEYYGKQLEFFVQEGLPRAHGSRRFHERADASFLRLARSCPGLHTLVIRERISLATLLLLADEARALRIFIVRHNALIKKCEWPRASGWSPEYFRWLRTHARDYRQAFQQVPVLLKQRWKPTPDRAFKHLRLLIS, from the exons ATGGACCTGGACGTGCAGGCCCTGTCTGCTCGACTTCGCCAACGATCCCTGTCCGAGGGCGCCACCCCACCTCCGGCCGACACCACCGACAGTGACGACGACAGCGAGGACCACAACGCCGACAAGAAGCGACGGTCTCTGTCATTCAGCTCTCAGTCTCCATCACCAGCACTAACCTGTCCCCACTCAACCCCCAGACCTCTTCTCCCGAGCCGGAGACGTCCGACAGTTCCGAGACAACGACCCTGGCGAGGGCTCCAGGGAGAGGTGAAGCCCATGTTCAGAAAGAAGATGGAAGAAGTgaagaaggatgatgatgaagaggaagaggaggaggatttttGGGCTGAGTTGCCGACGATCTTGTTGGAGGACATCTTCACGCTGTTGACCCCCAAACAGCGCCACCAAGCGTCCATGGTCTGCCGGCCATGGTACGAGATCTTCTACTCACCGCGTGTGTGGGAGACGTTCGTGCTGCTGGAGAGAACTCTCACTAAGAGACGCTTCAACCTGTACAAGGGCTACCAGCGAGAGTTGTGTCCCCGTAAGGCGCAG GTCTGTCTGATGCGCGTCGGCTGCTTCTTCAAGCGTATCGTGGTGACCCCCATCAGCGACTACTACAACTTGTACGAGTTTCTGCGCGTGCTGGCGGCGTTCCTGGCCTTCTACAACGACTTCCCCATGCCGCTGCTGCACACTTTCCGCTTCACCTTCGCCTGCGAGAACCGCGGCATGACCGGCGTCGTCATCCACGGCACCGGCGGCAAGATCCTCGACGAACTGAAG ACGTTGTTGGGCAACATGAAACACCTGCGACACCTGGCCCTCAACGAGCTGCTGCTCGACGCCTGCGAGGTGCCGGGGCTGCTGCAGGCCGCCGCCAAGAACTGCTGCGACACGCTGCACTCGCTGGAGCTGCTGAACTGCACCAAGGTTCCGGTGGCCATGCCGGACGTGACGCAGTTCCAGAAGCTTCACAAGCTGACGCTGAGCCCGCAGCACCTGGACGAAGAGATCGTGGTGCTGCTGGCCGGCACACAGGTGGAGCAGCTCCACATCGTGCAGGACGCCTACACCTGCCCCTGTGCACCCGTCTCCAGCGACGCCTGGCGGCTGTTCCGCGAGATTGCGCCCAGCAAGCGAGTCTTCCTGGAGATCCAGGGCCTCACGAAGGAACCTCTGCTTCTGCAGCCACATGCCCCAGTCCGTGGAATCATCTTCCGCACTCCCTACCACCGTCTGACCGCCGAGCTGACCACGTGGGTGCTGGAGTACTACGGCAAGCAGCTGGAGTTCTTCGTGCAGGAAGGTCTGCCGAGGGCTCACGGCTCCCGACGATTTCACGAACGAGCTGATGCCTCGTTCCTGCGTCTGGCACGCAGCTGCCCCGGCCTTCACACGCTGGTCATCCGCGAGCGGATCTCCCTGGCAACCCTCCTTCTGTTGGCCGACGAGGCGCGAGCACTGCGCATCTTCATCGTGCGCCACAACGCCCTCATCAAGAAGTGTGAGTGGCCACGCGCCAGCGGTTGGTCGCCTGAGTACTTCCGCTGGCTCAGGACGCATGCGCGCGACTACCGCCAGGCCTTCCAGCAGGTTCCGGTGCTGCTGAAACAGCGCTGGAAGCCCACGCCCGACAGAGCATTCAAGCATCTGCGTCTACTCATCTCCTGA
- the LOC112557859 gene encoding uncharacterized protein LOC112557859 isoform X1: MHSCSIFMHQYGVVRVSLESTRAHANTDPRQSHLLQDAETQQQRRCLQRSLFRYLDDVRRMDLDVQALSARLRQRSLSEGATPPPADTTDSDDDSEDHNADKKRRSLSFSSQSPSPALTCPHSTPRPLLPSRRRPTVPRQRPWRGLQGEVKPMFRKKMEEVKKDDDEEEEEEDFWAELPTILLEDIFTLLTPKQRHQASMVCRPWYEIFYSPRVWETFVLLERTLTKRRFNLYKGYQRELCPRKAQVCLMRVGCFFKRIVVTPISDYYNLYEFLRVLAAFLAFYNDFPMPLLHTFRFTFACENRGMTGVVIHGTGGKILDELKTLLGNMKHLRHLALNELLLDACEVPGLLQAAAKNCCDTLHSLELLNCTKVPVAMPDVTQFQKLHKLTLSPQHLDEEIVVLLAGTQVEQLHIVQDAYTCPCAPVSSDAWRLFREIAPSKRVFLEIQGLTKEPLLLQPHAPVRGIIFRTPYHRLTAELTTWVLEYYGKQLEFFVQEGLPRAHGSRRFHERADASFLRLARSCPGLHTLVIRERISLATLLLLADEARALRIFIVRHNALIKKCEWPRASGWSPEYFRWLRTHARDYRQAFQQVPVLLKQRWKPTPDRAFKHLRLLIS, encoded by the exons ATGCACTCCTGTTCTATTTTTATGCACCAGTATGGCGTCGTACGTGTGAGTCTAGAATCCACGCGAGCGCACGCGAATACAGACCCGAGACAATCGCACCTGCTTCAAG ATGCAGAAACGCAGCAACAGCGGCGATGCCTGCAACGCTCTCTCTTTCGTTACCTTGACGACGTGCGCCGCATGGACCTGGACGTGCAGGCCCTGTCTGCTCGACTTCGCCAACGATCCCTGTCCGAGGGCGCCACCCCACCTCCGGCCGACACCACCGACAGTGACGACGACAGCGAGGACCACAACGCCGACAAGAAGCGACGGTCTCTGTCATTCAGCTCTCAGTCTCCATCACCAGCACTAACCTGTCCCCACTCAACCCCCAGACCTCTTCTCCCGAGCCGGAGACGTCCGACAGTTCCGAGACAACGACCCTGGCGAGGGCTCCAGGGAGAGGTGAAGCCCATGTTCAGAAAGAAGATGGAAGAAGTgaagaaggatgatgatgaagaggaagaggaggaggatttttGGGCTGAGTTGCCGACGATCTTGTTGGAGGACATCTTCACGCTGTTGACCCCCAAACAGCGCCACCAAGCGTCCATGGTCTGCCGGCCATGGTACGAGATCTTCTACTCACCGCGTGTGTGGGAGACGTTCGTGCTGCTGGAGAGAACTCTCACTAAGAGACGCTTCAACCTGTACAAGGGCTACCAGCGAGAGTTGTGTCCCCGTAAGGCGCAG GTCTGTCTGATGCGCGTCGGCTGCTTCTTCAAGCGTATCGTGGTGACCCCCATCAGCGACTACTACAACTTGTACGAGTTTCTGCGCGTGCTGGCGGCGTTCCTGGCCTTCTACAACGACTTCCCCATGCCGCTGCTGCACACTTTCCGCTTCACCTTCGCCTGCGAGAACCGCGGCATGACCGGCGTCGTCATCCACGGCACCGGCGGCAAGATCCTCGACGAACTGAAG ACGTTGTTGGGCAACATGAAACACCTGCGACACCTGGCCCTCAACGAGCTGCTGCTCGACGCCTGCGAGGTGCCGGGGCTGCTGCAGGCCGCCGCCAAGAACTGCTGCGACACGCTGCACTCGCTGGAGCTGCTGAACTGCACCAAGGTTCCGGTGGCCATGCCGGACGTGACGCAGTTCCAGAAGCTTCACAAGCTGACGCTGAGCCCGCAGCACCTGGACGAAGAGATCGTGGTGCTGCTGGCCGGCACACAGGTGGAGCAGCTCCACATCGTGCAGGACGCCTACACCTGCCCCTGTGCACCCGTCTCCAGCGACGCCTGGCGGCTGTTCCGCGAGATTGCGCCCAGCAAGCGAGTCTTCCTGGAGATCCAGGGCCTCACGAAGGAACCTCTGCTTCTGCAGCCACATGCCCCAGTCCGTGGAATCATCTTCCGCACTCCCTACCACCGTCTGACCGCCGAGCTGACCACGTGGGTGCTGGAGTACTACGGCAAGCAGCTGGAGTTCTTCGTGCAGGAAGGTCTGCCGAGGGCTCACGGCTCCCGACGATTTCACGAACGAGCTGATGCCTCGTTCCTGCGTCTGGCACGCAGCTGCCCCGGCCTTCACACGCTGGTCATCCGCGAGCGGATCTCCCTGGCAACCCTCCTTCTGTTGGCCGACGAGGCGCGAGCACTGCGCATCTTCATCGTGCGCCACAACGCCCTCATCAAGAAGTGTGAGTGGCCACGCGCCAGCGGTTGGTCGCCTGAGTACTTCCGCTGGCTCAGGACGCATGCGCGCGACTACCGCCAGGCCTTCCAGCAGGTTCCGGTGCTGCTGAAACAGCGCTGGAAGCCCACGCCCGACAGAGCATTCAAGCATCTGCGTCTACTCATCTCCTGA